Proteins co-encoded in one Phycodurus eques isolate BA_2022a chromosome 14, UOR_Pequ_1.1, whole genome shotgun sequence genomic window:
- the LOC133413210 gene encoding synaptosomal-associated protein 23-like isoform X2 encodes MEDMTVEQITARANQVTDESLESTRRMLQMAEESKETGVKTIVMLDQQGEQLNHVEDGMDQINQDMRLAEKNLTDLSKCCGLCICPCNRVSSIENDSRYKRTWGIGGGLDGESNGDGSKVVSKQPAGVRNGQAGQVNAPPPSGPYVKSITNDAREDEMEDNLNAVGGIIGNLKSMAVDMGTEIDKQSKQIDRITDKADMNKTRIGEANQRATKLLN; translated from the exons ATGGAGGACATGACAGTGGAGCAGATCACCGCCAGGGCCAACCAAGTGACTGACGAG TCACTTGAAAGCACGCGTAGGATGCTGCAAATGGCGGAGGAG AGTAAAGAGACTGGTGTCAAAACCATAGTGATGTTGGACCAGCAaggag AGCAGCTGAATCACGTGGAGGACGGCATGGACCAGATCAACCAGGACATGAGGCTGGCCGAGAAGAACCTGACGGACCTCTCCAAGTGCTGCGGGCTTTGCATCTGTCCGTGCAACAG GGTGTCGTCCATCGAGAACGACTCACGATACAAGCGCACGTGGGGCATCGGAGGAGGACTCGACGGCGAGAGCAACGGCGACGGTTCCAAAGTGGTCTCCAAGCAGCCGGCGGGGGTTCGCAACGGGCAGGCCGGCCAGGTCAACGCGCCACCGCCGTCTGGCCCGTACGTCAAGAG CATAACCAATGACGCCCGTGAGGACGAGATGGAAGACAATCTGAACGCCGTCGGCGGCATCATCGGTAACCTTAAATCGATGGCGGTGGACATGGGCACAGAGATCGACAAGCAGAGCAAACAGATCGACCGGATCACCGACAAG GCGGACATGAACAAAACGCGCATCGGCGAAGCCAACCAGAGAGCCACCAAGCTCCTCAACTAA
- the LOC133413210 gene encoding synaptosomal-associated protein 23-like isoform X1, which produces MPQNLELCATGGASKLDSSKMEDMTVEQITARANQVTDESLESTRRMLQMAEESKETGVKTIVMLDQQGEQLNHVEDGMDQINQDMRLAEKNLTDLSKCCGLCICPCNRVSSIENDSRYKRTWGIGGGLDGESNGDGSKVVSKQPAGVRNGQAGQVNAPPPSGPYVKSITNDAREDEMEDNLNAVGGIIGNLKSMAVDMGTEIDKQSKQIDRITDKADMNKTRIGEANQRATKLLN; this is translated from the exons AT GCCGCAAAATCTCGAACTCTGTGCCACCGGAGGAGCGTCCAAATTGGACAGCAGCAAGATGGAGGACATGACAGTGGAGCAGATCACCGCCAGGGCCAACCAAGTGACTGACGAG TCACTTGAAAGCACGCGTAGGATGCTGCAAATGGCGGAGGAG AGTAAAGAGACTGGTGTCAAAACCATAGTGATGTTGGACCAGCAaggag AGCAGCTGAATCACGTGGAGGACGGCATGGACCAGATCAACCAGGACATGAGGCTGGCCGAGAAGAACCTGACGGACCTCTCCAAGTGCTGCGGGCTTTGCATCTGTCCGTGCAACAG GGTGTCGTCCATCGAGAACGACTCACGATACAAGCGCACGTGGGGCATCGGAGGAGGACTCGACGGCGAGAGCAACGGCGACGGTTCCAAAGTGGTCTCCAAGCAGCCGGCGGGGGTTCGCAACGGGCAGGCCGGCCAGGTCAACGCGCCACCGCCGTCTGGCCCGTACGTCAAGAG CATAACCAATGACGCCCGTGAGGACGAGATGGAAGACAATCTGAACGCCGTCGGCGGCATCATCGGTAACCTTAAATCGATGGCGGTGGACATGGGCACAGAGATCGACAAGCAGAGCAAACAGATCGACCGGATCACCGACAAG GCGGACATGAACAAAACGCGCATCGGCGAAGCCAACCAGAGAGCCACCAAGCTCCTCAACTAA